In the genome of Colwellia sp. PAMC 21821, the window TGCTACGACGCTGTATCATACTGAGATTGACTCATTACGTAATGTTAAAAAAGACAGCGCGACAGTAGCAGTGCCAAAAGGGACTATTCAGCGCCGTTTACATAAAGCTATATTGCGTTATCACGATCCGGCTAACTGGGGCATTATTCGTGATGCCTTGACTAAAATGGGCCTTGCAAGAAAACTTATTGGCAGCAAACCTGGTTGTTTAGTACCTAATGAAACAAGAAATGAAAGTCAGCAGGTGCATTATAAAAATAACGGCAAAGGTAAAAATAATGCCCTGGGTAATAAAACCTCGCCAGGACAAGAAAAACGTTACGGTAAAAAGCCAATAACAGCTAAAAAAGCTAAACCTGGTGATAAAGCCAAACAAGGCTTAACCCGTTTTTCTGATAATCAATTTAACGACAGAAAACCGAGCAGCCCTGTGAAAAAAAATCGTAGTAATAATCCGCGTTAGCGTTATTAACCTTTTGATAAAAATTAAAAAGCCTAGCATTCTCGCTAGGCTTTTTTGTTAGTGCTTGGGTGTCCTGCTAATTTCATCTACTACAATAAATATACATTAAGATGTTTTGAACTGATCAACTAAGACTTTAATTTTACTTGCCAATTCAGTGGTATACACACTGTTTAATGCAGTTTCTTGCGAGCCTTGTGCCGTTTTTTCAACATGTTGATTAATATTATCAACATTACGACGAATTTCATCAATAGTGGCATTTTGTTCTTCAGTCGCAGCCGCTATTTGATTATTAATATCAGTAATAGCCAGAACAGCTTCGGTAATTTCACTTAAAGATTGACCCGCTGCTTGAGTATTTTCAACACAAGAGCTTGTTCTTTCTTTACTTTGTTGCATAACTTTCACAGAACTTTTAGCACCTACCTGCAGACTTTCAATCATGGCTTGTATTTCGGAGGTTGCATTTTGTGTTCGTTGTGCGAGTGTTCTTACTTCATCCGCAACTACGGCAAAACCTCTACCTTGCTCACCCGCTCTAGCAGCTTCGATGGCTGCGTTTAATGCAAGTAAATTAGTTTGGTCGGCAATACTTCTAATAACATCTAAAACAGAGCCAATATTGTCAGTATCCTTTGCCAAAGTGCCTATAACATTTGAGGCATTATCAATATCACTTTCTAAGAGGTTAATATCATTAATCGCTTGGTCGACAACCTTTAAACCATTAGTGGCGGCTTTATCTGAAAGATTAGCTTGTGCAACAGCATGTACTGCATTTGCTGCAATCTCTTGTACTGCAGGTAATATTTGATCAAGTGCTACCATTAACTTTTTAACGCTATCCTTTTGTTCGATAACAGACTGATCTGTTTTACTCGCTGTTGCCGTAAGTTGAGTTGATGAGCTAGATATTTCATTAATGGCCCCACGAAGCTCTATAACAACTTTTTGGACATGGCTCGCAAAGGTATTAAAACCTCCACCTAAAGCAGAAAGTTCATCTTTACCAGCTTCATGTAAACGTTTAGTTAAGTCTCCTTCGCCTTCGCCAATATTTATCATGGCTTTAATCGCTTGTTGAAGTGGCTTGAATAAAGTTTTCATGATGAAAAGAATTAAAATAACAATCAAGATAACAACAAAAAATTGTACAACGAGACTGATGTTCATCCAGAATGCTGCCTTGCTCTGTGAACTCGATAATATTTTGCTTGTACGATTATCCAAGGCACTAAAGAATTGGTCCACCGATGTCATAATACTACTGATTTTTTTGTGGTAATCATTACTAAATACCAAGCGTAGGGCAAAGTTATGAACTGTTTCGTTGGCTAAAGGTTTAAAAGGACCATCAACAATATAGCCTGCCTTAATAGACTCCATAGCTTGTGTTTCTGTGGCGATCAACTCGTTTGAATTATTATTCGCTGTTTTTAGGAATGAAAACTCCTCAGCTGAAAAATTAAGATTTTTCATAATATCGCTTTGCTTTTTACGAACCCCAGGATGGAGGGAATGATCTACAGAGTTAGGACGCGGAATATCTCCAGAGCGCCATTTAACAATATCCAAATAGGCGTCCCAGTATTTTTTATCACCCGTAGCAACATAAGTACGACATAGGCGAGTTAAATCCATAGACGATTGACGAAACTCATCGGCTAAAATATAAGAGAGATAACGGATTCGGCTATCATTAGTTTGTTCAGCATTTCTATAGCTCGCCATATTTTGTGAAAATATAGCGCCTGCTAATAAAAATATAATTACAATAAGAAGAGAGATTAGTCGAGCTTTAATGGTCATAAAATCGTCCTTAATAAACGCCTTTCCTGTAGGTTAATAACACTTTAGAGGCGAAGTAACAAGGTGCTACATTAGCATTAATCATAATTCCAATTTTGTCCAATCATTTTAAATAACATTTGATTTCAATAAGTTAATATTTATGCCAAATAATTTTAAAAAAACAACTTGCTACTAAATTCAAGCTTATTAGCCCTTGTTAATCAACTGATACTGTCACTACGTAAAAATATTGCTATTTCACTGGTATCATTGAAGCGAATTGCAAAGGAATTGCAGGGACACCCACTCTAAATAAAATATCACAACATTAAAATTTAGAATGGGTGTCCAGCTAATTTTTTATCCAGCTAATTTTATGCCTTTAAATGAATTTACTTAGTCATAAAGGCGTATTTATCTTGGATAGATCTTCACTTTACTTAACGTGTCAATGGGAGGCCTGATAAGATTTCCATGAGCAGTAGTAATATGAAGGCTCAGAAAGTAGCTTAAAGCTTATAATAATTATTCTACCGAGCGACTAATTGTTATTTTATCCCTTAAAAGCGCTTTCTCTTTGCTATTACAATTACTTCCCCCTATTTTCACATTCTAGATTAAGTAAAGTTAAGCAAGTGCTCCACTTTCGCTAATCCTTAAACACCTGTATAATCGCGCGCATTATTTTACATTTTTTATAGTTGTTATAGTTATGAGTTAACGCTTTAACTTAACTCATCTAAACACTCGCTACGGAACCTTTATGTTAGCTGCAAACAATATTACCCAACAGTTCGGTGCAAAACCGTTATTTGAAAACATCTCACAAAAATTTGGTGGCGGAAATCGCTATGGTTTAATCGGCGCCAATGGTTGTGGTAAATCTACCTTTATGAAAATTTTAGGTGGTGATTTAGAGCAAACATCTGGCAACGTTGCCTTAGATCCAAACGAGCGCATTGGTAAGCTTCGTCAAGACCAGTTTGGCTTTGAAGCAACATCTGTTGTTGATACCGTTATTATGGGCCATACCAAGTTATGGGCGATAAAAGAAGAACGTGACCGTATTTATGCTTTACCAGAAATGAGTGAAGCTGATGGTATGCGTGCCGGTGATTTAGAAGCTGAGTATGCTGAAATGGACGGTTACAGCGCAGAAAGTCGCGCCGGTGAGTTATTAATGGGCGTTGGTATTCCTGTTGATCAGCATTACGGTTTAATGAGTGATGTGGCACCTGGTTGGAAATTACGTGTGTTATTGGCCCAAGCTTTATTCTCTAATCCGGATATTTTATTACTTGATGAGCCAACCAACAACCTGGATATTCACACGATTCAATGGTTAGAAGAAACCTTGAACGCGCGCGATTCAACCATGATCATCATCTCGCATGATCGCCATTTCTTAAACAGTGTTTGTACCCATATGGCTGATTTAGATTACGGTGAGTTGCGGGTATTCCCAGGTAACTACGACGAGTACATGTTAGCGTCTACGCAAGCTAGAGCACAATTAATGTCTGACAACGCTAAGAAAAAAGCACAAATTGGTGAATTACAAGCTTTCGTAGCGCGATTTTCTGCAAATGCTTCAAAAGCAAAACAAGCAACTTCTCGTGCTAAACAGATTGATAAAATTCAATTGGCAGACGTAAAACCATCAAGCCGTGTTAATCCGTTTATTCGTTTTGAACAAGAAAAGAAACTATTCCGTAACGCCCTTGTTCTAGAAAATCTACATAAAAACTTTGGTGACAATAAGGTATTAACTAACCTTAATATGATGATTGAAGTGGGTGAGCGTGTCGCTATTATTGGTCAAAACGGTATTGGTAAAACCACATTTTTACGCACCATGATGGGCGAAGCTGAATATCAACCAACGTCAGGTTTATACACTTGGTCAGAAAACGTTAACATTGGTTACTATGCGCAAGATCATAGTC includes:
- a CDS encoding methyl-accepting chemotaxis protein, which encodes MTIKARLISLLIVIIFLLAGAIFSQNMASYRNAEQTNDSRIRYLSYILADEFRQSSMDLTRLCRTYVATGDKKYWDAYLDIVKWRSGDIPRPNSVDHSLHPGVRKKQSDIMKNLNFSAEEFSFLKTANNNSNELIATETQAMESIKAGYIVDGPFKPLANETVHNFALRLVFSNDYHKKISSIMTSVDQFFSALDNRTSKILSSSQSKAAFWMNISLVVQFFVVILIVILILFIMKTLFKPLQQAIKAMINIGEGEGDLTKRLHEAGKDELSALGGGFNTFASHVQKVVIELRGAINEISSSSTQLTATASKTDQSVIEQKDSVKKLMVALDQILPAVQEIAANAVHAVAQANLSDKAATNGLKVVDQAINDINLLESDIDNASNVIGTLAKDTDNIGSVLDVIRSIADQTNLLALNAAIEAARAGEQGRGFAVVADEVRTLAQRTQNATSEIQAMIESLQVGAKSSVKVMQQSKERTSSCVENTQAAGQSLSEITEAVLAITDINNQIAAATEEQNATIDEIRRNVDNINQHVEKTAQGSQETALNSVYTTELASKIKVLVDQFKTS
- a CDS encoding ABC-F family ATPase produces the protein MLAANNITQQFGAKPLFENISQKFGGGNRYGLIGANGCGKSTFMKILGGDLEQTSGNVALDPNERIGKLRQDQFGFEATSVVDTVIMGHTKLWAIKEERDRIYALPEMSEADGMRAGDLEAEYAEMDGYSAESRAGELLMGVGIPVDQHYGLMSDVAPGWKLRVLLAQALFSNPDILLLDEPTNNLDIHTIQWLEETLNARDSTMIIISHDRHFLNSVCTHMADLDYGELRVFPGNYDEYMLASTQARAQLMSDNAKKKAQIGELQAFVARFSANASKAKQATSRAKQIDKIQLADVKPSSRVNPFIRFEQEKKLFRNALVLENLHKNFGDNKVLTNLNMMIEVGERVAIIGQNGIGKTTFLRTMMGEAEYQPTSGLYTWSENVNIGYYAQDHSHEFENDMTLFEWMSQWRQPTDDEQAVRSYLGRLLFSADDINKSVKVLSGGEQGRMLFGKIMMQKPNILVMDEPTNHMDMESIESLNMAMEQFEGTILFVSHDREFVSSLATRIIELEVGGYTDFAGGYDEYLASQV